One Ignavibacterium sp. DNA segment encodes these proteins:
- a CDS encoding metal ABC transporter substrate-binding protein, with product MKRYLFILLLFFIVPGCSKQEQKSEIVTTIYPFKAIIQELTGDRFSVIAILPAGADPHTYEMLPSDFQSIQNSRAFFYGSETLDGWAAKIIAVNKIELLSLVPPKNIIDIRIPHFHSHTQDDNEMENMGVDPHFWTDPNVVRAMIPELLKELLKLDPTNEAAFNSNAEKFAERLIRLDQKIKNETDSLNFRNVFTSHPFYSYFFERYNFKVAGSLEVAPGSQPTPKDIKNLIELVKRENVKAIFTNRQHSDKPAKVLAESSGIKEYELDPIGGVEGRTSYEEIILHNLQIIKNALK from the coding sequence ATGAAAAGATATCTTTTTATTCTGTTACTTTTTTTCATTGTTCCGGGATGTTCTAAACAAGAACAGAAATCTGAAATAGTTACAACAATTTATCCATTCAAAGCGATTATTCAAGAGTTAACCGGAGACAGATTTTCTGTAATAGCAATACTTCCAGCTGGTGCTGATCCACATACTTACGAAATGCTTCCGTCTGACTTTCAATCAATACAAAACTCCAGAGCTTTTTTCTACGGTTCAGAAACATTGGACGGCTGGGCAGCAAAAATTATTGCAGTAAATAAAATCGAATTGCTTTCTTTAGTCCCCCCCAAAAATATAATTGATATAAGGATTCCACATTTTCACTCACATACACAAGATGATAATGAGATGGAAAATATGGGAGTTGATCCGCATTTCTGGACAGACCCGAATGTCGTTCGTGCTATGATTCCTGAACTTTTAAAAGAATTATTGAAACTTGATCCAACAAACGAAGCCGCATTCAATTCAAATGCTGAAAAGTTTGCTGAAAGACTAATTAGGCTTGATCAGAAAATTAAAAATGAAACTGATTCATTAAACTTCAGGAATGTTTTTACTTCTCATCCTTTTTATAGTTACTTCTTTGAACGATATAATTTCAAAGTTGCCGGCTCACTGGAAGTGGCGCCCGGCAGTCAGCCAACACCAAAGGATATTAAAAATTTAATTGAACTGGTTAAACGGGAAAATGTAAAAGCTATCTTTACAAACAGGCAGCACAGCGATAAGCCGGCTAAAGTTTTGGCTGAATCCTCTGGAATCAAAGAGTACGAACTGGATCCGATCGGCGGAGTTGAAGGAAGAACGAGTTATGAGGAAATAATTTTGCATAATCTTCAAATTATTAAGAATGCATTGAAGTGA
- the lgt gene encoding prolipoprotein diacylglyceryl transferase, producing the protein MNFASIFWNVSPEIIKLGPISLRWYGLLFASTFVFGFIILSRIFKNEKKPQSDLEQLSIYVILGTVIGARLGHCLFYDPVYYLSHPIEIIKVWEGGLASHGAAIGIITSIYLLTKKQKDKSMLWILDRLVIVVALGGALIRLGNLFNSEIIGKASNLPWAFIFIRVDDIPRHPAQLYESIFYFISFFILYFVYSKTDKKTKQGYLFGLFFVLIFGFRFFVEFVKENQSPFEQNLFLNMGQLLSIPFVAAGLFFMFRRQKELIKKKK; encoded by the coding sequence ATGAACTTTGCATCAATTTTCTGGAATGTCAGTCCTGAAATTATTAAGCTTGGTCCCATTTCACTCCGCTGGTATGGATTACTATTTGCGTCAACATTTGTATTTGGGTTTATCATCCTTTCCAGAATTTTTAAGAATGAAAAAAAACCTCAGTCTGACCTTGAACAACTTTCGATTTATGTAATACTTGGAACTGTAATAGGTGCAAGACTTGGGCATTGTTTGTTTTACGATCCGGTCTATTATTTATCTCATCCAATTGAAATTATAAAAGTATGGGAAGGCGGACTTGCAAGCCACGGTGCAGCAATTGGAATAATTACTTCAATCTATCTCCTTACAAAGAAGCAAAAAGATAAATCGATGCTTTGGATTTTAGACAGATTAGTAATTGTAGTTGCTCTTGGCGGTGCTTTGATTCGCTTAGGCAACCTGTTCAATTCTGAAATTATAGGTAAAGCATCAAACTTACCCTGGGCTTTTATCTTTATAAGGGTTGATGATATCCCGCGCCATCCAGCACAACTTTATGAATCAATTTTTTACTTTATATCATTTTTCATTTTGTATTTTGTTTATTCAAAGACAGATAAAAAAACAAAACAAGGATACCTGTTCGGATTATTCTTTGTTCTGATCTTTGGATTCAGATTTTTTGTTGAATTTGTTAAGGAGAATCAATCACCTTTTGAACAAAACTTATTTTTAAATATGGGTCAATTACTCAGCATCCCTTTTGTTGCAGCAGGTTTGTTCTTTATGTTCAGAAGGCAAAAAGAGTTGATCAAAAAGAAAAAATGA
- the topA gene encoding type I DNA topoisomerase encodes MAKNLVIVESPAKAKTIEGYLGKEFLVASSFGHIRDLEKKNKGVDIENNFKPLYKIPEDKKKVVTDLKKLVKKAETIWLATDEDREGEAISWHLKEALDLKEDKIKRIVFGEITKSAILNAIKNPRKIDYNLVDAQQARRILDRLVGFEVSGILWRKIQSKLSAGRVQSVAVRLIVEREREIDSFVPESRYKVVANFIVEDEKGNKTNLKAELARFLPTEKEAEEFLKKCSASDFIVESVEKKPFKRSPAAPFTTSTLQQEAARKLRYSVSRTMLLAQRLYEAGKITYMRTDSVVLSDLALNAAEQTIKQNYGKDYYQKRQFKTKSKSAQEAHEAIRPTDFNIEKISGPKEEQALYELIWKRAIASQMSDADIERTTAKIKITGLDDVLTAKGEVIKFDGFLKVYFEDTDDENSDNGSDAVLPPLKAGQKLEMKEVTATQRYTRPSPRYTEASLVKKLEELGIGRPSTYAPTISTIQKRGYVNKEERMGTDRSYKILTLNKRREISSETKTEIFGADKGKLFPSDIAMLVTDFLIQHFPQIMDYQFTAQIEDELDEIAEGKMSYHKMLKNFYHPFHKKVEHTTETSERVNGERILGIDPKTNKTVSVRIARFGPVAQLTDTNNPDAKPEYAGLRKDQKLEQITLEEAIELFKLPRVVGMFEDKQIVAAIGRFGPYLRHDGKFYSLKKEYDPYTIDEEEAITVIEAKRVSDSEKFIKVFDEDPEYQILNGRWGAYLKAGKKNVKLPKDREPSSFTFEECVELAKDADKNKTKKGGGRRRKEE; translated from the coding sequence ATGGCAAAAAATTTAGTAATAGTAGAATCTCCAGCCAAAGCAAAGACAATTGAAGGTTATTTAGGTAAAGAATTTTTAGTTGCATCAAGCTTCGGACATATACGCGATCTTGAGAAAAAGAACAAGGGTGTTGATATTGAAAATAACTTCAAACCGCTTTATAAAATCCCCGAAGATAAAAAGAAAGTTGTAACTGATTTAAAAAAACTTGTTAAAAAAGCTGAAACAATTTGGCTTGCAACTGACGAAGACCGTGAAGGTGAAGCAATCTCCTGGCACTTGAAAGAAGCTCTGGATCTTAAAGAAGATAAAATCAAAAGAATTGTATTCGGTGAGATAACAAAATCTGCAATCCTAAATGCAATTAAGAATCCGCGAAAGATTGATTATAATCTTGTTGATGCACAACAGGCAAGAAGAATATTAGACCGCTTAGTTGGTTTTGAAGTATCAGGAATTTTATGGCGGAAAATACAATCCAAACTTTCTGCCGGTCGTGTTCAATCGGTTGCTGTCAGATTAATTGTTGAAAGAGAAAGAGAAATCGATTCATTTGTACCTGAATCCCGTTATAAAGTTGTAGCAAATTTTATTGTTGAAGATGAAAAGGGTAATAAAACAAATCTTAAAGCTGAGCTTGCAAGATTTTTGCCTACAGAAAAAGAAGCTGAAGAATTTTTAAAGAAATGTTCTGCTTCAGATTTTATTGTTGAGAGTGTTGAGAAAAAACCTTTTAAACGTTCACCTGCTGCACCATTTACAACCTCAACCTTACAGCAGGAAGCTGCAAGAAAATTACGTTACTCAGTATCACGCACAATGCTGCTCGCACAAAGACTATATGAAGCTGGAAAGATAACTTATATGCGTACAGATTCTGTTGTTCTTTCTGATCTTGCACTTAATGCTGCTGAACAGACAATCAAACAGAATTATGGAAAAGACTATTATCAAAAAAGACAGTTCAAAACAAAATCAAAGTCAGCCCAGGAAGCACACGAAGCAATACGCCCAACTGATTTTAACATCGAAAAAATAAGCGGACCAAAAGAAGAGCAAGCTTTATATGAACTGATCTGGAAACGTGCAATAGCTTCACAAATGAGTGATGCTGATATTGAAAGAACAACTGCTAAAATTAAAATTACCGGGCTCGATGATGTTCTTACTGCAAAAGGCGAAGTAATTAAGTTTGATGGATTTTTAAAAGTTTATTTTGAAGATACCGATGATGAAAATTCAGATAATGGTTCTGATGCAGTTCTTCCTCCATTAAAAGCTGGTCAAAAACTTGAGATGAAAGAAGTAACCGCCACACAAAGATATACCCGACCGTCACCGCGCTACACTGAAGCAAGTCTTGTAAAAAAATTAGAAGAGCTTGGTATCGGCAGACCATCTACCTATGCGCCTACGATAAGCACGATACAAAAACGCGGTTATGTAAATAAAGAAGAAAGAATGGGCACTGATCGGTCTTATAAGATCTTAACTCTAAATAAGAGAAGAGAAATCAGCAGCGAAACAAAAACAGAAATCTTTGGAGCTGATAAAGGCAAGCTTTTCCCTTCAGACATTGCAATGCTTGTAACTGATTTTCTCATTCAGCATTTTCCTCAAATTATGGATTATCAATTTACTGCTCAGATTGAAGATGAACTTGATGAAATAGCTGAAGGAAAAATGAGCTATCACAAAATGCTCAAAAACTTTTATCATCCTTTCCATAAAAAGGTTGAGCATACTACTGAGACTTCTGAACGTGTAAACGGTGAAAGAATACTTGGAATAGATCCAAAGACAAATAAAACAGTTTCAGTCAGAATCGCAAGATTTGGTCCTGTTGCTCAATTAACAGATACAAATAATCCCGATGCAAAGCCTGAATATGCCGGTTTAAGAAAGGATCAGAAACTAGAACAAATTACACTTGAGGAAGCAATAGAATTATTTAAACTGCCCAGAGTTGTCGGAATGTTTGAGGATAAACAGATAGTTGCAGCTATTGGCAGATTTGGACCTTATTTAAGACACGATGGAAAATTTTATTCCTTAAAAAAAGAATACGATCCCTACACAATAGATGAAGAAGAAGCTATTACTGTAATTGAAGCAAAGCGAGTATCTGACTCAGAAAAGTTTATAAAGGTTTTTGATGAAGATCCGGAATATCAAATCCTTAATGGCAGATGGGGTGCTTATCTTAAAGCAGGTAAAAAAAATGTGAAACTCCCTAAAGATCGTGAACCTTCTTCTTTTACATTTGAAGAATGTGTTGAACTTGCAAAAGATGCTGATAAAAATAAAACAAAGAAGGGCGGCGGAAGGAGAAGGAAAGAAGAATAG
- the yidD gene encoding membrane protein insertion efficiency factor YidD, which produces MLAVPFILLIKIYQLFVSPLFPSSCRYSPTCSHYTVEALKKYGLFKGSWLGIKRILRCHPWGGSGYDPVP; this is translated from the coding sequence ATTTTAGCAGTGCCATTTATTCTGCTGATTAAAATTTATCAGTTGTTTGTTTCACCGCTTTTCCCATCTTCCTGCAGATATTCTCCTACTTGTTCTCATTACACTGTAGAAGCATTAAAAAAGTATGGATTATTTAAAGGCAGCTGGCTTGGAATAAAAAGAATTTTGCGGTGTCATCCGTGGGGTGGAAGCGGCTACGACCCGGTTCCTTAG
- the mtgA gene encoding monofunctional biosynthetic peptidoglycan transglycosylase codes for MAKNKSVKKSFGTRLLKFFKWILKFAILFFIVSILLVFSMRWINPITSSIMIQRQIAGFLKGDFELIHYNWVNYNSVSRYMPIAIVAAEDQNFPDHFGFDFKQIEKALKENKRGRRVRGASTITQQVAKNLFLWEGKSFIRKGIEAYFTILIELLWDKERILEVHMNIAEMGDKIFGVGTASVLYFKKSPSKLTINQAALLAAILPNPRKYSVLKPSGYIRGRQNWIVRQIYSLGGPNYLENI; via the coding sequence ATGGCGAAAAATAAATCAGTAAAAAAATCATTCGGTACAAGATTGTTAAAATTCTTCAAATGGATTTTAAAATTTGCAATACTGTTTTTTATTGTTTCAATTCTGCTCGTTTTTTCGATGAGGTGGATAAATCCTATTACCAGTTCAATAATGATTCAAAGACAAATTGCAGGATTTTTGAAAGGCGATTTTGAGTTGATACACTACAATTGGGTAAACTATAATAGTGTTTCCAGGTATATGCCGATTGCAATTGTAGCCGCAGAAGATCAGAACTTTCCGGATCATTTTGGCTTTGACTTTAAACAGATTGAAAAAGCACTTAAAGAAAACAAGCGCGGCAGAAGAGTTCGTGGTGCAAGTACTATTACTCAACAAGTAGCAAAAAATCTTTTTCTTTGGGAAGGGAAAAGTTTTATTCGAAAAGGTATCGAAGCTTACTTTACAATATTAATAGAGCTGTTGTGGGATAAAGAACGAATTCTTGAAGTGCATATGAACATTGCTGAAATGGGAGATAAAATTTTTGGTGTCGGAACGGCGAGTGTTTTATATTTTAAAAAATCTCCTTCAAAATTAACAATCAATCAGGCTGCATTATTAGCGGCAATACTACCCAACCCAAGAAAGTATTCTGTTTTAAAACCAAGCGGTTATATCAGAGGCAGACAAAACTGGATAGTTAGGCAAATCTATTCACTTGGCGGACCAAATTACCTGGAAAACATTTAG
- a CDS encoding glycosyltransferase, which yields MINPIDVSMKNQIITLLQKLNPVLLSNHPEPKQNESPAALTRELKLLYNQIKNVVIVRLDAIGDSLLFVNAMKQIKELFPQAAITFVCYKETAEIISRSPYIDVPVYLDRKKLEVDKNYRESIYTALGNYSFDVLINPLYSREFFSEEIVYFINAELKIGFKGDVSNISPLLLGKTNNWYDILLETENTINKFELYRNAELVNLLGGSNNPNNLPELYTSQEDSEFILKFISNYDLKNYALVFPGSKGGKSSIKYWGSEKFAAIIDFIQTDLKLKVVLLGGTDEELICSEIISLCKTQPILLQGQFSLWKSVELLRHAKFYLGSDTSIAHFSAALEIQTIVLLGGGHFKRFFPYPDQKHVKAIYKELSCFNCNWKCTQETNRCIEDISVNDVKRILNSIKIENVSDKESNNKTKNINLVFNTGSKPKIDLLLPNGNMHSWHLKEAWVVNLRKHNLLNRAFYTDSNNYQHFFDYLKKGTNSDFIFALGGDHHLFYLHDSQQKIELWHRYKKSKVCYSYESTIDSEYNFYKNRAENASRVFTHFLVADEKDIQFYKERNNKAAWFPQFVDEKFFFNNNPFDKRINKVFFKGKLWSEYKQRQRIIDSLINVKSIELLDGYINNSELVSNYNKYKAVINPPGVFGGFNVRTFEALSSGNLLFQFLPENRPLNNGLFKHFEHLIYFNPKDTTEIVNHIFDFLSDTESYKTIAENGCNEVLNYHTLEKRLQTLLDFVNLNKTPEYPDYGLADEKVKDNKTSVNQKDRIEVNSEIKLSAIVSVYNSERFIEDCLIDLVEQTLYKKNQLEIILVNTGSQQNEDIIIEKYLNLYKNIKYIKVSERETIYSAWNRGIKAASGKYLTNANTDDRHKKDALEIMCKFLDCNSDVDVVYADQYITTNAKDSWEKNSSKHQQKWSSFDKDLILFGCFIGPQPVWKKSLHDRFGLFNDQLKVVGDYEFWLRISRDAKFYHLKETLGIYYYSPDSAEHRDDSVTKTENKMIQEYYLAQYISSAVEIEKLRKKIKTIDLNKVNDEYAKNSEELLSKREKGILLEKEMDYYLNSIKELSEAEITQLAKHYLQEMEKSESILKKEYYQESINIILGFYYLDNYRLQDSKNCFENILDINSFSSPACEGLGKIFMLESDLNSAKTMLEWAVKNNPQNLNAIEALKTVNQNLSLADDHNSLFENKTFTVESKG from the coding sequence ATGATAAATCCAATAGATGTTTCAATGAAGAATCAAATTATTACTTTATTACAAAAGTTAAATCCCGTTTTACTCAGTAATCATCCAGAGCCAAAACAAAATGAAAGTCCGGCAGCCCTGACCAGAGAATTAAAGCTGCTGTATAATCAGATTAAAAATGTAGTTATTGTTCGTCTTGATGCGATTGGTGACAGTCTGCTTTTTGTAAATGCAATGAAACAAATTAAGGAATTATTTCCTCAGGCAGCTATAACATTTGTATGTTATAAAGAAACAGCAGAAATCATAAGTCGGAGTCCTTATATTGATGTTCCGGTTTATCTTGATCGGAAAAAATTAGAGGTTGATAAAAATTACAGAGAATCAATTTATACTGCATTAGGAAATTATTCGTTTGATGTACTTATTAATCCGTTATATTCAAGAGAGTTTTTTTCCGAAGAAATAGTATATTTTATTAATGCTGAACTTAAGATTGGTTTCAAGGGTGATGTTTCCAATATCTCACCGTTGTTATTGGGTAAGACTAATAACTGGTATGATATTTTGCTGGAAACTGAAAACACAATTAATAAATTTGAACTTTATAGAAATGCCGAACTGGTTAATTTATTAGGCGGCAGCAATAACCCCAATAATCTGCCCGAACTATACACTTCTCAGGAAGATTCCGAATTTATTTTAAAATTTATTTCAAATTACGATCTAAAAAATTATGCTTTGGTTTTTCCCGGCTCAAAAGGTGGTAAGAGCTCGATCAAATATTGGGGTTCAGAAAAGTTTGCTGCAATTATCGATTTTATACAGACTGATTTGAAATTAAAAGTGGTATTACTCGGCGGTACGGATGAGGAGCTGATTTGCAGTGAAATAATTTCTTTATGCAAAACACAGCCAATACTTCTGCAAGGTCAGTTTTCTTTATGGAAATCTGTTGAGCTATTAAGACACGCAAAATTTTATCTCGGCTCAGATACCAGCATCGCTCATTTTTCTGCCGCATTGGAAATTCAAACAATTGTTTTATTAGGCGGCGGGCACTTTAAAAGATTTTTTCCATATCCGGATCAAAAACATGTTAAAGCAATTTATAAGGAGCTTAGCTGTTTTAATTGTAATTGGAAATGTACTCAGGAAACAAACAGATGTATAGAAGATATTTCTGTAAATGATGTTAAACGAATATTAAATTCAATAAAAATTGAAAATGTTTCTGATAAAGAATCAAATAATAAAACTAAAAACATAAATCTGGTTTTTAATACAGGAAGTAAACCCAAGATAGATCTATTACTGCCTAACGGCAATATGCATTCTTGGCATTTAAAAGAAGCATGGGTAGTAAACCTCAGAAAGCATAATCTATTAAATAGAGCTTTTTACACAGATTCAAATAACTACCAGCATTTTTTTGATTATCTGAAAAAAGGCACAAACTCTGATTTTATTTTTGCCCTCGGCGGTGATCATCATTTGTTTTATTTACACGACTCTCAACAGAAGATCGAACTTTGGCATAGATACAAAAAGAGCAAAGTCTGTTATTCTTATGAAAGTACAATTGATTCTGAATACAATTTTTATAAGAACAGGGCAGAAAATGCGTCCAGGGTTTTTACACATTTTTTAGTTGCTGATGAAAAAGATATTCAATTTTATAAAGAAAGAAATAATAAAGCAGCCTGGTTTCCGCAATTTGTTGATGAAAAATTTTTCTTTAATAATAACCCATTTGATAAACGAATTAACAAAGTATTCTTTAAGGGGAAACTTTGGAGTGAATATAAACAAAGACAAAGGATTATTGATTCACTTATTAATGTTAAGTCCATCGAACTTTTAGATGGATATATTAATAATAGTGAGTTAGTAAGTAATTACAATAAGTATAAAGCAGTAATAAATCCGCCGGGAGTATTTGGAGGATTTAATGTCAGAACATTTGAAGCATTATCTTCTGGAAATCTTTTATTCCAATTTTTACCAGAAAACAGACCACTTAATAATGGTTTGTTCAAACACTTTGAGCATCTGATATATTTTAATCCAAAGGATACTACAGAAATTGTAAATCATATCTTTGATTTTTTAAGCGATACTGAATCATATAAAACAATTGCTGAAAATGGTTGTAACGAAGTCTTAAACTATCATACTTTAGAAAAAAGATTACAAACACTTCTTGATTTTGTAAATCTGAATAAAACTCCTGAATATCCTGACTATGGATTAGCAGATGAAAAAGTTAAAGACAATAAAACTTCAGTTAATCAAAAAGATAGGATTGAAGTAAACTCAGAAATTAAATTATCAGCGATAGTATCGGTTTATAATTCTGAAAGATTTATCGAAGACTGTTTAATAGATCTTGTTGAACAAACACTTTATAAAAAAAATCAATTAGAAATTATTTTAGTAAATACAGGCTCTCAACAAAATGAAGATATTATAATTGAAAAGTATTTAAACTTATATAAAAATATCAAATACATTAAAGTTTCGGAACGAGAGACAATTTACTCAGCCTGGAACAGAGGTATTAAAGCTGCTTCAGGTAAGTATTTAACTAACGCAAACACTGATGACAGACATAAAAAGGATGCTCTTGAAATAATGTGCAAGTTTCTTGATTGCAATAGTGATGTTGATGTGGTTTACGCAGATCAGTATATAACTACTAATGCTAAAGATTCGTGGGAAAAAAACAGCAGTAAGCATCAGCAGAAATGGTCTTCGTTTGATAAAGACCTAATACTATTTGGATGTTTTATTGGGCCCCAGCCAGTATGGAAAAAGAGTTTACACGATAGATTTGGCTTGTTTAACGATCAGTTAAAAGTTGTAGGTGATTATGAGTTTTGGTTAAGGATAAGCAGAGATGCCAAGTTTTATCATCTGAAGGAAACCCTGGGTATTTATTATTATTCACCTGATAGTGCAGAACATAGAGATGATAGTGTTACTAAAACTGAAAATAAAATGATTCAGGAATATTATTTAGCTCAATATATTTCTTCAGCAGTTGAGATTGAGAAACTTAGAAAGAAAATAAAAACGATTGATCTAAATAAAGTTAATGATGAGTATGCAAAGAATAGCGAAGAGCTGCTTTCAAAAAGAGAAAAGGGGATTCTGCTTGAAAAGGAAATGGATTATTATTTAAATAGCATAAAAGAATTAAGCGAGGCTGAAATAACTCAATTAGCTAAGCACTATCTGCAGGAAATGGAAAAATCTGAATCAATATTAAAAAAGGAGTATTATCAGGAATCGATTAATATAATTCTTGGCTTTTATTATTTAGATAACTATCGCCTGCAAGATTCTAAAAATTGTTTTGAGAATATTCTGGATATAAATAGTTTTTCCTCGCCTGCCTGTGAAGGTTTAGGTAAAATATTTATGCTCGAATCGGATTTAAACTCAGCCAAGACCATGCTTGAATGGGCAGTTAAAAATAATCCACAAAATCTTAATGCAATTGAAGCTCTAAAAACAGTTAACCAGAACTTATCATTAGCTGATGATCACAATTCACTTTTTGAAAATAAAACATTTACAGTTGAGAGCAAAGGTTAG
- a CDS encoding glycosyltransferase, with amino-acid sequence MSTLSLCMIVKNEEKHLERCLTSVKDVADEIVIVDTGSSDKTIEIAESFNSKIFHFNWINDFSAARNFSLSKCKSDWILYLDADEELNPDSVDEINRLKKSQPAAVYCKVISQGTNTINGSIFKYPRLFPNLPGVQFTGKVHEQIIDSLKKLKLPVIESNIEIIHYGYTTNEEELKKKKERNLSLLLSAVSQKSNVYERLKLVQTLISLNKLNEAERELNKLIKFKDLKGENRGLAFFYFASVKYEQNDLDSAFSYGLKAVQILNQKPELNYLLYLIQLRKNNLTEALQFLRSSAITNLKLLDSPMSFNNENVLDQIDLYLRAINLSYKMKDFKSAEVYLDCLSEYLSASKNIEKEIMLSELSELFLKFSDKIKTIEFVSACFNSVHMLQITDIINNCNNDCIVKNIFEQLLIKYPDSSVLYKNLALLYTDSEPLKSIFLFQKALEIEKEPQTYIHLISVYIGLNDHNKAAETFYLLKQEFSKNVQISPQINILERKLTAILT; translated from the coding sequence ATGTCAACTTTAAGTTTATGTATGATAGTAAAGAACGAAGAGAAACATCTTGAACGGTGTTTAACTTCAGTAAAAGATGTTGCTGATGAAATAGTTATTGTTGATACCGGTTCTTCAGATAAAACAATTGAAATAGCAGAATCCTTTAACTCAAAAATTTTCCATTTTAACTGGATAAATGATTTTTCTGCTGCAAGAAATTTTTCACTAAGTAAATGCAAGAGTGATTGGATACTTTATCTTGATGCCGATGAAGAGTTGAATCCTGATTCGGTTGATGAAATTAATAGATTAAAAAAATCCCAGCCTGCTGCCGTCTATTGTAAAGTTATTAGTCAGGGCACAAATACTATCAACGGAAGTATATTCAAATATCCAAGGTTATTTCCAAATCTTCCCGGAGTTCAGTTTACCGGAAAAGTACACGAGCAAATAATTGATTCACTAAAAAAACTAAAACTACCTGTTATTGAATCAAACATTGAAATAATTCATTATGGATATACAACTAACGAAGAAGAATTGAAAAAGAAGAAAGAACGAAATCTTTCACTTCTTTTATCGGCAGTCAGTCAAAAATCTAATGTTTATGAAAGATTAAAACTTGTTCAAACTTTAATTTCATTAAACAAATTAAATGAAGCTGAAAGAGAATTAAATAAGCTGATAAAGTTTAAAGATCTGAAAGGTGAAAACCGTGGTCTTGCTTTTTTTTATTTCGCTTCTGTAAAATATGAGCAGAATGATTTAGACTCTGCATTTAGTTATGGCTTAAAGGCAGTACAAATACTTAATCAAAAACCAGAGTTAAATTATCTTCTTTATTTAATTCAACTGCGTAAAAACAATTTGACCGAAGCATTGCAGTTTTTAAGATCATCAGCCATTACTAATTTAAAGTTGTTGGATAGCCCAATGTCATTCAATAATGAAAATGTTTTAGATCAGATTGATCTTTATCTAAGGGCTATTAATCTTAGTTATAAAATGAAAGACTTTAAAAGTGCAGAAGTATATCTTGATTGTCTATCAGAATATTTATCTGCAAGTAAGAATATTGAAAAAGAGATAATGTTATCTGAATTAAGTGAATTGTTCTTAAAGTTTTCTGATAAAATAAAAACAATTGAATTTGTTTCGGCTTGTTTTAATTCTGTTCACATGCTGCAGATTACAGACATAATAAATAATTGTAATAATGATTGTATAGTTAAAAATATATTTGAGCAGCTTTTAATAAAATATCCTGATTCATCTGTGCTATATAAAAACTTAGCGTTGTTGTACACTGATTCAGAACCATTAAAATCTATTTTTTTGTTTCAAAAAGCGTTGGAGATTGAAAAAGAACCGCAAACATATATTCATCTTATATCGGTTTATATTGGTTTGAATGATCATAACAAAGCAGCCGAAACATTTTATTTACTTAAGCAGGAATTTTCCAAAAATGTCCAAATCAGCCCGCAAATAAACATTTTAGAAAGAAAACTTACCGCAATACTTACATAA
- a CDS encoding flagellin has translation MSFLINTNMDALSAYNALAKVNAQTTKAQLRLATMKKINSVADDTSGYKVGKELEADNLKMKAQLNNISSGKNWLSTAESALSLVNDKLNAIVAKQEDAKDPIKDQGSLQKDIKAIADEIDSILNNTKINGQDVLASAAASFGIGSSVSVNVGVSLDLTTHQAALTALQAGDAGSVTQDITAFQTAVKSTLGYIGNNLQVFDSREEYITSSIANNTALISKLFDADMAMEQLNATKGQIGSQIGTAMLGTLNIAPQGLLSLFR, from the coding sequence ATGTCATTTCTAATTAACACCAACATGGATGCACTAAGTGCATACAACGCGTTAGCAAAAGTTAATGCTCAAACAACAAAAGCTCAGTTACGTTTAGCTACAATGAAGAAAATTAACTCTGTAGCCGATGATACATCTGGTTATAAAGTTGGAAAAGAGCTGGAAGCTGATAACTTAAAGATGAAAGCTCAGTTGAATAACATTTCTTCTGGTAAGAACTGGTTATCAACTGCTGAATCTGCTTTGTCGCTGGTTAACGACAAATTAAATGCTATTGTAGCAAAACAGGAAGACGCTAAAGATCCTATAAAAGATCAGGGAAGTCTTCAAAAAGATATCAAAGCAATTGCCGATGAAATAGATAGCATTCTTAATAATACCAAGATCAATGGTCAGGATGTACTTGCATCAGCAGCAGCATCTTTCGGTATTGGTTCTTCAGTTTCTGTAAATGTTGGAGTATCACTTGATTTGACAACACATCAGGCTGCTCTTACAGCATTACAAGCTGGCGATGCAGGCTCAGTTACTCAAGACATTACTGCATTCCAAACAGCAGTAAAGAGTACCTTGGGTTACATTGGTAACAATTTACAGGTATTTGATTCAAGAGAAGAATATATAACTTCTTCAATTGCAAACAATACTGCTTTGATCTCCAAATTATTTGATGCTGATATGGCAATGGAGCAATTAAATGCAACTAAAGGTCAGATTGGATCCCAGATAGGAACAGCAATGTTAGGAACTCTTAACATAGCTCCACAAGGACTCCTTTCATTATTCAGATAA